GACTTCCGTAATGAAAAATTGGGGTACAAGATCAGAGAGGCGCAGGTACAGAAAATTCCCTATATGCTCGTTATCGGTAACCGGGAGGTAGAAGGGGCAAAAGTTTCCCCCCGCCAGAGGGATGGCAAGAATCTGGGCAGCTTAAGCATCGGCGAGTTTATCGCGCTGGTAACCGAAAAGTGTCGTCAATATGAGTAGTGGCGATTCATAAATCGCCCTTACATTCAGGAGGTGATGTATAGCTAAGGATTTAAGAATCAATCGTGATATCAAGGCAGTTACGGTCAGAGTCATTGATGAAGGCGACCAGTTCATTCTGAGCATAGCGGATGCATTGGCCATGGCAGCAAAAGTCGGGCTTGATCTGGTCGAGGTAGCTCCCAATTCTGCCCCGCCTGTGTGCCGGGTCATGGATTACGGGAAGTACAGATATCAGCAAAGTAAAAAACTTCAGGATGCCAGGAAAAGCCAGACGACGATCCAGGTTAAAGAGATCAGGATCAGACCGAAGACCGAGGAACACGATTTAGAGGTAAAGATAAAACATATTAAAAAATTCCTCAGCCAGGGTGATAAAGTAAAGATAACGATGATGTTTAGAGGTCGTGAAATCGCTTACACCGATATTGGCAGAAGGATGATGGAGGAGATAAAGACAGCCCTGGATGGTTTCTGCGCGATAGATCAACAACCACGGCTGGAGGGTAGAAATATGATTATGATCGTCGCGCCGAAGAAATGAATCACAGATGGACAAAAATTATAACGAGGTGAGATAATGCCGAAAATAAAGACACATCGAGGGGCCGCCAAGCGTTTTTCCCTGACCGGAACAGGCAAGGTAAAGCGCAATAAGGCCTTTGCCAGCCACATCCTCACAACGAAGACTACCAAACGGAAGAGGAATTTGAGAAAATCTGCCGTTATGGATAAGGCCAACGCGAAGGCGATTAAAAAAATACTGCCTTATCTTTAATAACAAATATTTTTTAGTGCCGGAATGCAGTTAGAAGGAGATATGTAAAATGCCGAGAGTTAAAAGAAGCATTACTGCCAAGAAGAAAAGAAGAAAGATATTTAAGATGGCCAAGGGTTTTTTTGGCGCCCGCAGTCGTTTATTGAGAACGGCTACGGAAGCCGTTGACCGGGCCATGAAATACGCCTATCGTGACAGAAGGGTGCGCAAGCGGGAGTTCCGCAAACTGTGGATTGCGAGGATTAATGCTGCTGCCCGTGGTTACGATATTTCCTACAGCCGTTTGATAGACGGGATGAACAAGGCTTGCGTGGCCCTCGACCGTAAAATTCTGGCGGATTTAGCTGTCCACGATCCGCAAGGATTTGCCGCTGTCGTCAACATTGCCAAGGGTGAGTTGGCAGCATGACGAAGGCGCTTTCTGATCTTCAACGAGCGGCGGAAACAGAACTGTCGGCAGCCGACACGGAAGAAGATCTACAGGCTATTCGGATAAGGTACCTGGGCAGGAAGGGGCTTTTAACAACAATGCTGCGCGACATCAGCAGTGTTGACCCCAAGGAACGCCCTTTCTTTGGTAAGCGCTGTAATGAGATTAAAGATTTACTTACCGCCGCGATAGATTCGGCCCTGCAGGAAAAGACGCGTTTAGCAAAAGCGAAACTGCTCCTGCAGGAAGGAATTGATATTACGCTGCCGGGTCGTGGTGTCAGACCGGGAAGACTCCATCCCATAACTCAGGTTCTTAACGAGGCCTGCGCTTTCTTTACCGGGTTCGGGTTTTCTATAGAAGAAGGGCCGGAAATTGAGCTGGATTACTATAATTTCGAGGCGCTGAATATCCCTCGGAATCATCCCGCCCGGGACATGCAGGATACCTTCTATGTTGAGGAAAATATTGTCCTGCGCACCCATACCTCACCCGTGCAGGTAAGGACTATGGAAAAAAGAAGGCCCCCCCTGCGCATACTTTCGCCCGGACGGGTCTACCGCCGTGATTCCGATATTTCCCATACCCCCATGTTTCATCAGATAGAGGGTTTGCTGGTTGACAAAGGCATTACCTTCAGCGACCTGAAGGGGCTTCTTACGGCCTTTTTGAAAGATATGTTCGGGGGGGACACGGAGCTGCGATTCCGGCCCAGTTTTTTCCCCTTCACCGAACCTAGCGCGGAGGTGGACATCCGGTGCGTCATGTGCGGCGGTACGGGTTGTCGCGTTTGCGGTCAAGGCGGCTGGCTGGAAATTCTGGGGTCGGGCATGGTTGACCCGGCAGTTTTCCAGAATGTGGGTTACGATAGCGAGGAATTTTCCGGTTTTGCCTTTGGGCTGGGATTGGAACGAATCGCTATGCTGAAGTACGGTATCTCGGATATCAGAATGTTTTTTGAGAATGATAAAAGATTTTTAGAGCAATTTTAAATTATGCAAGTAAGTCTCAGATGGCTCAAAGATTACGTTGATATTGATATAGCGCCGGAGACTCTGGCCCAGAAGCTGACCATGGCCGGGCTGGAGGTGGAGGCCGTCGAAAGGAGGCAGCCCGCCTTTAGTGGCGTGGTGGTGGCAAAAATTCTTGCCAAAAAACAGCATCCAAATGCGGATAAACTGTCTCTGTGCGATGTTACCGATGGTGAGAATGTTTATTCCGTCGTTTGCGGGGCGCCGAATATCCTGTCAGGCGATATTGTCCCTTTGGCCAAGACAGGCGCCCTGCTTCAGGGCGGGGCAACTATCAAGGAAACCAGGATCAGGGGCGAGCTTTCTGTCGGCATGCTCTGTTCGGAAGTGGAACTGGGTATTAGCAGCGAATCCTCTGGAGTTATGATACTGTGGCGTCCGTCCGGTGATGGAAGTCTGGACGGATGTAGTTTTGCCACATCCGAAGTGGATAAGAAGCCTTTGACCCTGGGCGAGGAATTAAGCAGCGCACTGGATTTGCAGGATATAATATTAAACGTCGGCATCACGCCCAATCGTCCCGATTGTCTCTCCGTTATAGGGATAGCACGGGAGATCGCGGCTCTGACGGGTAAAAAACTGAAACTGCCCGAAACTGCCCTGGCGGAGAATGGAGAGAAAGTAGAGCAGTTGACGTCAGTTACGGTTGATGATCCGGATCTTTGCCCGCGTTATTCCGCCCGTATCGTCAAGAACATCGAGATTAAGCCTTCCCCTCTCTGGATGCGGCTCAGGCTGGAAGGGTCAGGCATGCGGGCGATCAGCAATATAGTTGATGTCACCAATTTTGTGATGCTGGAGATGGGCCAGCCTCTCCATGCCTTCGACTATCGTTATCTGACGGAGGGGCGTATCGTAGTAAGAAGATCCAGGGCCGGGGAGATATTCACCACATTGGACGGCAAAGAGCGGGAGCTCAAACCCGACATGCTGCTTATCTGTGATGGTGTAAAGCCGGTGGCCATCGGCGGCGTCATGGGCGGCATTAATTCCGAAGTTAATGATGATACGGAAACCGTCCTTCTGGAGAGCGCTTATTTTGATCCCGCCTCCATACGCACGTCGGCCAAATGGCTGGGCATGAGTACCGATGCCGCCTTCCGGTTCGAAAGGGGCATTGATCCGGAAGGAGTGATCAAGGCGCAAAACCGCGCTGCCCGTCTGATGGCCAAACTATCCTCCGGGACGATCTGCCGGGGCATTATTGATTGTTACCCGAGTCAGGTCAAGACAGCAGCAAACATTCCTCTGCGAGTCAGGCGGGTCGGCGAAATCGTCGGCGCCGAGATCAAGGCCGATGAAATTGTTACAGCCCTGGAAAGCTTGGAGATGAAGGTTCGTAAAGACGATCAGGCCGAAAACGCCTACCTGGTCACACCTCCCACTTTCCGCAGGGACATTGAACGGGAAATAGATTTGATTGAGGAGATCGTCCGGATCCGTGGATACGAATCCATCCCGGCGACCTTGCCGTTAGTTACTCTTGAACCGGTCCGGCGGGGGAAAAGAAAAATCGTTGAGGACATGATCCAGGGGAATTTAACGGGCAATGGCTATTCAGAAGTCATTACCTATAGTTTTGTTTCACCGCAATGGATTCGCCGTCTGGGTATTGAGGAAGGTGATGATCGGTCACGTCTGGTACACATTAAGAACCCGCTTACCGAAGATCAATCAGTTATGCGCACCACCCTGCTTTGCGGTCTCCTGGAAACCATGAAAAGAAACGTACGTCTGAGCTCATGTGATCTGAAGATATTTGAGACAGGGAAGGTTTTTATCGCCCAGGGGAAAGACGAGCTTCCCCGCGAAAGGAACCACTTGGGTTGTCTGCTGACGGGGATACAGGACGAAGACTCCTGGCAGTCAAAAAAAGTTGCCGATTATTACGACCTGAAGGGATGCGCGGAAAGCATCCTGGCCGCTCTCAGAATCGGAGCTGTTAAATTCAGCTCTGGTACCAAGGAGCCATTTCTCCACCCGGGAAAGTCCAGCGGGATTATGGTTGGGTCAAGATATGCCGGTTTTCTGGGCGAACTGCATGGCGATGTTCTGGAGGCTTTCGATCTTAATAATACCGCTTTCGTCATGGAAGTTGATCTGGACGTAATCACAGACGTGTTTTCCAGTCAAATTTCCTTCCGGGAAGTTTCCCGTTTTCCTGCCATTAACAGGGATGTGGCTCTGTTGGTTACCAAGCAGATCGAAGCGGATAGAGTGCTGTCCTTGGTTCGCGAGGGAAGTGAAGAATTGCTTGAAAAAGTGTGCATTTTTGATGTATATGAAGGGAAGGGGGTTTCAGAAGGTCTGCGGAGTTTAGGGTTGAGGTTCACCTATCGTTCCCCTGAAAAGACGTTGACGGATGATGAAATTACCGGCATACACAGCAGAATTGTAGAAAGAGTTATCTCGGCAACAGGGGCCTGTATCAGGGGATAGTTGAACTAATAAAAAGAGTAATTTTTAACTTACAAAAGGGGAGGAACGGTAATGACTAAAATTGATATCATTAAGAATGTGAACGAAAAATTGGGGTTTTCCAAAAAGGATTCGACGGCCATTGTCGAGTCGGTATTTGAAATCATCAAGGATAGCCTGGCACAGGGTGAGAAGATAAAAATTTCTGGCTTTGGTAATTTTGTGGTGAAGCAAAAGAATTCTCGTCGCGGCAGGAATCCCCAGACGGGAGAGGAGATAGAAATATCTTCCCGCCGAGTGCTGAATTTCAAGGCCAGCCAGGTGCTCCGCAAAGCGCTGAATTAGAAGTAAGCTAGCAATTATTCTTTAGCAGTATGGTTGATTTAATTCCCGAGAAGTCGTATTTTCGCATTGGCGAGGTAAGCAAGCTACTCGGTGTGGCTCCTTATGTAATAAGGTACTGGGAATCGGAATTCAAATCAATCAGACCCATGAGGGCCAAGTCCGATCAGCGGCTCTACAGGAAAAAAGACGTAGAGGAGCTGATGGCCATCAAGGAGCTCCTCTATAGCGAAAAATTTACGATCAGCGGCGCGAAAAAGCGTTTGACGGAAATTAAGGAACAAGTTGAGGCCGCAGGCAGTGAGCAAAGACTGCTGACGGCGATTAAAGAAGGTCTCCAGGAACTCAGAAAAATCGTGAGTTAGATCGTGTAGCCGGTTAAAATAGATTTTAACCGGCTTTTTCTCAGCTTTGCGTGTTCTGTTTTAATGTTTGTTGGCCCGCTTCGATGCCTTAAGCGGATTGATTTTCTGAGTGCTCTCTATGATTGCGCTTTTGGTGTGCGTAGCCGTCGGGCATTTTCCGGTCGTCCATTTGCTGGCCGGGTTGGGGTAAACCAGGCAGTACTTGCCGGTGGGAACAGCCAATACCTTGCTACAATCACCGCACAACTCCAAAATAGTATGACAGCTTCCGCCATTGAATCCACAACCTTTCTTGGTCATGAAGCTGCAGTCCTTTCCTTCTTTGATGGTTTGACAAATCATGGTAAATCAACTCCTTCAGTTTATTATTATTTTTGGCCCCGATGATACGAAGACGTCAAAACGGAGCGCTGACTAACAAATATCAGGGCGCCTGTCAAGGGAAAATATTCGCCGCCAGTTATATTTCCCAATGACTGTTTTTAGCCCGTTTCAGACCCTGATTTTTGACTTCCCGGGATAATTATGTTAATGAACTCGCCAACGCAGCAAAGAGGCGGTAATCCGCAGTAATCTAAAGGTGATAGTGAGTATTGTGCAGGTTTCTAATCAACCATCGGGCGATGGAATTCATCCACCAGAGAAAATATCCTTATTTTGCCAGGCCCGTGGAAGCGCCGGCGTGGCGCGCAAAATTTTTTTAAGCTCCCTTTTTATCCAGTCTTCGTTTAATTATCGCGGCATGCAGAATTTGGGGTTTGCCTTTTCCCTGCTGCCTCTGGCGAGGCGGCTGGCGGGCGATGAAGAACGTCTGGCCGCCCTCTTAACGAGGCATTTGCAGTTGTTTAATACCCATCCTTATTTATCCGCGCCCATTATTGGTTCCGTTGCCCGTATGGAAGAGGACAATATGGAAGCGGACAAGACCGGTGCGGCGGCAGTAAATTTAAAAAATGCACTTATGGGGCCTTATGCGGCCTTAGGGGATTCCTTTTTCTGGGGCGCCTTGAAACCATTGGCTGCTGTATTTGGCGTTCTGCTCGCTTTGCAGGAATATCTTCTGGCGCCTTTGGCTTTGCTTCTCATATATAATCCCGGCCATCTCTGGGTGAGAGTTCGGGGATTTATAGAAGGGTATCGTCGCGGTAAAGAAGGGATAGATTTTATCAGGTATCTGGAACTTCCCTGGCTTACGGGGCGGATAAGGTGGCTTTCTTTATCGGGACTTTCGGCAATAGCTGCCCTGATCAGCCACTCTATCCACACCCCCTCGCTGGGGCGCCCGCTTGAGTTTCTTGCGCCGGTTGCTATTTTGTCCTTGATTATTCTTTGTTATTGGGGGATTAGGAACGGGATATCCCAGGTAAAGATAATCTACGGGATGTTTATTATCAGTTTCATGTTATCCTATTGATATGGTAGAAATAAAAACATTTGAGATAATAAATAAATTTGGACTGCATGCCCGTCCGGCTGCCAAATTAGTAAGTATATCCACTCAATATAAAGCCAGGATTTTTTTTGAGAGGGATGGTCAGCAGATTAACGGCAAAAGCATGCTTAGTGTTTTGACCATGGCCTGCCCCCAGGGCAGCAGGATTACGATCCGGGCCGAAGGAAGGGATGCCCGGGAAGCCGTCATGGCTTTGGGGAAAGTGATTGAGGATAAATTCGGAGAAGATTGATGGAATCTCGTGATGCCAAGCGGACGATGGTGATTAAAGGGGTTGGTGTATCGCCCGGAATTGTGATCGGCAAGGCTTATCTTTTCGATCGTTTCGATACGCAGGTGCCCTTGTATCATTTGAGAAACAAGGCACTTGTCTCTCAGGAGATAAGGCGATTCAAGGCCGCTCTCAAGGAAACAGAAATACAGCTCCAGGAATTGAAAAATAAGCTTAGTGATCTGGGCGGCATGGAGCCGCTGTATATCATTGATGTTCACATCATGATCATGAAAGACCGCCGGTTTATCGAAACGACGGTGGCAAACATTCGCGAGCAGTCCGTCAATGCTGAATGGGCGCTCCGCATTACGATAGATAAGTATCGGGAAATATTTGATAAAATGGAAGAAGATTATCTGCGGGGGCGGATCAGCGATATTCAGTTCGTTGGCCAGGGGATCCTGAGAAATCTGGCGGGGGAAAAGCGGGAAACTGCTAAGGACATTGGCGAAGCGGTGATTCTGGTGGCCAAAGAGCTTTCTCCGGCCGACACTGCGCAAATCAAGATTGATAAATTTCTCGGTTTTGCCACCGACTTTGGGGGGAGAACTTCCCACACGGCGATTGTCGCCCAGTCAATGGGCATTCCCGCCGTTGTTGGTCTGGAGAAGATAACCCGGGAAGTAAAGACCAACGATGATCTCATTATTGACGGTTCGTCCGGGGTGGTGATTGTGAACCCTGATCCGGAAATATTAAAGAGATATGAAGGCAAGAAAAAACATTATGCCGATGTGAAGGCGATTTCCATCAGTGACGCCGGCTTGCCTGCTGTCACCCGGGATAACTGCCGGGTAGATATCGGGGGTAATATTGAGTTTACCGAAGAAATGCCCTCCGCCCTGGAGCACGGAGCGGAAAACATCGGTCTTTACAGGACTGAATTCATTTATATAAATCGAGAGCGATTGCCCACCGAGGAGGAGCATTTTACCCACTACCGATCTATTGTCGGCGTGCCCGGCTTGGCATGGACAACCATCCGTACATTCGACTTGGGAGGGGAGAAATTTTTTTCCGATCCCAAGCTGGGCAGAGAAATGAATCCTCAAATGGGGCTCCGGGCCATCCGCTTCTGCCTGAAAGAAATCGAATTGTTTAAAGTGCAACTGAGGGCCATAGCCCGGGCCAGTTATTACGGGAAGACGAGGTTGCTCTTCCCGATGATTTCCGGTGTGGAAGAGATTCGTCAGGCGAAGCAGACCTTTCAGGAAGTGTGTGACCAACTTGACGCGGCAGGTGTCCCCGTTGGTAAGGACATAGAAATCGGAGTCATGATAGAGGTGCCGGCGGCGGTTGTTATTGCCGACGAACTGGCGAAGGAAGTTGATTTTTTTAGTATTGGAACAAATGATTTGATCCAGTATGCCCTGGCGATTGACCGCGTCAATGAGCGTGTTGCCTATCTTTATGAGCCCCTTCATCCGGCAGTTTTGCGGCTTGTGTCGCAGGTTGTGAAAACTGGTCACGAGGCGGGAATCAAGGTGGCAATGTGTGGTGAGATGGCCGGTGAGCCGTCCTATGCCATGATACTGCTGGGCCTCGAACTGGATGAATTGAGTATGACCCCATCCGCTATCCCGCGGATGAAAAAGATCATCAGGGGGTCGTCTCGTCAAGAATCAAAGCAGTTGCTGGACAAGGTTATGACTTTTTCTCTGGCTGCCGAGATTCGGGAGTATGTGGAAAGATACATGCGCGAGCGATTCCCCGAAGAATTCTTAGAAAATAATGGTAATTCTTGACCCCGATAAACGGGATAAGTTCCTTAAAGAGCATGCTTTCTGTCGAAAGCATGCTCTAACTCACTAAGGGGTTTATTTTACTTGAAGTCCAGAAAAGAAATGATGGAAATGGTTCTGGCGGCCCCCGGGTTGCAGCGAACGATAGCAAGATTAGCCGGAGTTGGAGATGGAGATGAGCAAACCTGCCGGGAAAGGGCCCGAAAATGTTTTCTGGAAATTGCCTCCGACTACAGTGAGCGATGGCTCGGCATCTGGGAGAGGACTTTAAGCCGTCTGTGGCGTAACATATACGATGATTTCATCATAGATCAAGACGGTATAGCCAATATCCGGGAAATCACCCGCCGGATGCCCTGTGTAATCCTTCCCTGTCACAGAAGTCACGTAGATTATCTCATTCTATCCTACATCTTTTACCAGCATCAAATCCCCTTGCCCCATGTTGCCGCCGGCGACAACATGAATTTCTGGCCTTTAGGATACGTCTTCCGACAATCAGGCGCCTTTTTCTTGCGTCGCCGCTTCCAGGGCGATGATCTTTATGCGGATGTCTTTGCGACTTATGTGGAGACCCTGTTGAGAGAAGGCGTGCCGATAGAGTTTTTCCTGGAAGGGGGGAGAAGCCGCACGGGAAAAATGGTGATGCCCAAGTATGGCATGATTTCCATGATCCTGCGCGCCTATCAGGATAATGTCAGTGACGATATCGCCTTGCTTCCCGTTTATCTCGGTTATGATCGCATCATCGAGGAACATTCCTATCTTGCGGAGTTGAGCGGGGCGGCGAAAAAAAGTGAATCGGCGCTGGATGTAATAAAGCATACGAGAATAATGATGCATCGTTACGGTCGCGTCTATGTGAATTTTGGCGCCCCCATCTCTTTGAAGTCTTACTTTGCCGCGCAGACGAAAAATTTTGCCGAATTGACCGCGGCTGAGCAGCAGGCCACTTACCGAGATGTCGGTTACCGGGTGGTTGCCGAGATCAACAGGATTGCCACGGTGACACCGGTTGCTATTGTGGCGTCTGCTCTCCTCTGCCATGGAGGCCGAGAGACGAAAGGCAGTGTGCTGGCGGAGACATTCAGCGCCTTCCATGATTACTTAAAGTACAGAAGGGTTAATATGGCCCCCTCGCTGGTCATGAAGGACAATGCCCTGGCTGCTGCCATACAAACCTTTATTGAGTGGGCCTGTCTGGTCCGTAAGGAAAATCCGGATGAAAGAAATGGGGCGGCGGATTCATATCTGCTCCCCGATGACAAGCGTTTACGCATGGAATATTATAAAAATAACATTATCCACCATTTTATTTCCCTAAGCTTCCTGGCCACAGCAATTCTCGCCTGTCCGGAAGCAGTAATATCCTTCCGACTCGTCAGAGATGACTACATTTTTTTAAAAAGAATTTTTTCGCTGGAGTTCATGATGGGGGACGATCATGACGGTGAATTAGAGGAATCTCTCGCTTACCTGCGTTGCTGCGGTATGTTGCAAATGGACGAGGGAAAGGATGACTGGGAATTGGGGGAGGGCGCCCGGGAACGGCTTTCAATATTTTCCGGACTTGTGGGAAGCTATCTGGAATCTTACCGGGTGGTAATTAAGGTCTGTTCGCAGTTTCATCATGAACTGGAAATAGAGAAAGACCAGCTCAGTTACATGCGGGAATGGGCGGAAAAAATGTACGCTCGGGGCGAGATAGTCCGGGCCGAGTCCATGTCCGGGGTGACTTATGCAAATGCCTTGAAATTCCTGCGGGTGGAAGCGATTATAAGCCCGGCCAGTTCACGTGCGGAAGAACAAGCTGAAGGCATCGGCGCGGTAATAGACAAAGAAGGCTTGGCAACTCTCCAGAGTCACTTGGCCAGATTCTCATAAATTAAATCAGGCGGGAGCAAGGGGCATGGCGAGCCACGCCCCTCACCTGTTACTTATTTCATTGAGATCGAGTAGAATGCCGCTTTCCCGCGATAAACGGCCATTTCGCCCAGCTCCTCTTCGATCCTCAGGAGCTGATTGTATTTTGCCAGACGTTCGCTCCGGGATACGGAACCGCTTTTTATCTGTCCGCAGTTGGCCGCTACCGCCACGTCGGCCATGGAGGTATCTTCCGTTTCTCCGGAACGGTGAGAGACAACGGTGGTGTACCCCGCTTCTTTAGCGCGCTGGATCGTTTCCAAGGTCTCCGTCAGGGTGCCGATCTGATTGAGTTTGATGAGAATAGAATTGGCCACCCCTGATTTGATGCCCTTCTCCAGTCTGGTCCGGTTGGTAACGAACAGGTCATCGCCGACGATCTGGACCTTGCCGCCCAATTTCTCCGTCAGCAGTTTCCAACCGTCCCAGTCATCTTCGGCCAGTCCGTCTTCTATGGAAATAATGGGATATTTTTTCACGAGCCCCTGATAAAAGCTGACCATCTCTTCGGCTGTTTTATTAGGTTTTTTTTCTGCGGCCATGACATATTTGCCGTCCACATAGAAAGAGCTGGCCGCCGAGTCCAGAGCGATGAAAATATCCTGGCCGGGCCGGTATTTGGCTTTTTCAATGGCCTGCATGATCACGGAGAGGGCCTCTTCATTTGACTTTAGATTGGGAGCAAATCCGCCTTCATCGCCTACCGACGTATTGCACCCCTTGCCTTTGAGCACCGCTTTCAAATTATGAAAAACCTCGGCGCACATCCTCAAACCTTCCCGGAAGCTGGGAGCGCCTACCGGCATCACCATAAATTCCTGAATATCCACGTTGTTATCGGCATGAGCGCCGCCGTTCAAGATATTCATCATGGGCACAGGAATATCTGTGGCCATGATGCCGCCGATATAACGGTAAAGCGGCATTTCCATGACCGTTGCCGCCGCCCTGGCACAGGCCAGGGATACGCCGAGGATGGCATTGGCGCCGAGAGAGCCCTTGTTTTCGGTGCCGTCCAGGTTAATCATGGCATAATCAATTTCCTTCTGGCGAAGGCAATCCATGCCGATAATCTCTGGCCCGATCTTTTCCTTAACATTGTTTACCGCCTTTTCCACACCTTTACCCAGGAAGCGACTCTTATTTCCGTCCCTCAGCTCCAGCATTTCATGTTCTCCCGTCGAGGCGCCGGAGGGGACAGCAGCCCGCCCGGTTACCCCGGAGGTCAGCGTCACCTCAGCCTCGACAGTGGGATTTCCTCTTGAATCCAATATTTCTCTGGCCGTTACATTGATGATTTCCGTCATATTTCCTCCTATTTGTTGGGGTTAGCAATACCTAGTTGCGGAATTCCGTCCTGCATGGGCGGGACAATTTGTGAGAATTGTGTAGAGAACTAAAACATTACTTGATAATTTTCAAGGCAATTATGAAGTCGTAAGGGTCTAAATGAGCTTGATATGATTGTCAAGGTCAGGTAATATCCGGGAATGGCAAGCGGGTAACTAATTTTTGAAGGGGAGAAAAGGAACAGATTGGGTAAAGAGGATGTGGCTCAGAAGATCATCTGCCAGAATAAATTAGCGAGATTGAATTATTTTATTGACGATACCTATGAAGCAGGGATCGTGCTGGTTGGTACGGAATTGAAGGCGCTACGCGCGGGGAAAGCGAATGTAAAAGACAGCTATGCCCTCGTGCAGCGCGGGGAAGTCTTTCTCTATGATCTGCATATCGGCCCCTATTCGCACGGTAACCGTGCCAATCATGAGCCTTTGCGGGTGAGAAAATTGCTGTTGCATAAAAGGGAGATAAAACGTCTGTATGGCAAGTCGCAGGAAAGGGGCATGTCGCTTTTTCCACTAAAACTATACTTCAAGAACGGCAAGGTCAAGGTAGAGATCGGCGTTGGCAAGGGTAAAAAGCTTTACGATAAAAGGGAGGATATGAAGAAGAAAGACGACATGAGGGATGTGGAAAGAGGACTCCGGTCAAGGCATCGTGAGGGATAGACTGAGGTAATTTTAATAAAAAGGAAGATTGCGATATATATGAAAATGACGGAAATCATACACAGTTATTCCGACACGGGTTTCCACAGAACCATCGGCGAGATGATAAAGAGGCACTCCGAGAACAAGGATGACATACGGTCAATAGTGGTTAAAATGATCGCTTGGGACGGGATAAAAGACGTTCTCGATCTCGGGTGTGGTTATGGATGGTTCGAAGAGGGATTGCGGGGCGGATTCGATATTGTAAGCGGCATTGACTGCCTTGCCGAAAACGAGACCCCCTTTTTGAAGGCTGCTCGCGGAATATCGAAAAC
The nucleotide sequence above comes from Deltaproteobacteria bacterium. Encoded proteins:
- the ptsP gene encoding phosphoenolpyruvate--protein phosphotransferase, whose product is MESRDAKRTMVIKGVGVSPGIVIGKAYLFDRFDTQVPLYHLRNKALVSQEIRRFKAALKETEIQLQELKNKLSDLGGMEPLYIIDVHIMIMKDRRFIETTVANIREQSVNAEWALRITIDKYREIFDKMEEDYLRGRISDIQFVGQGILRNLAGEKRETAKDIGEAVILVAKELSPADTAQIKIDKFLGFATDFGGRTSHTAIVAQSMGIPAVVGLEKITREVKTNDDLIIDGSSGVVIVNPDPEILKRYEGKKKHYADVKAISISDAGLPAVTRDNCRVDIGGNIEFTEEMPSALEHGAENIGLYRTEFIYINRERLPTEEEHFTHYRSIVGVPGLAWTTIRTFDLGGEKFFSDPKLGREMNPQMGLRAIRFCLKEIELFKVQLRAIARASYYGKTRLLFPMISGVEEIRQAKQTFQEVCDQLDAAGVPVGKDIEIGVMIEVPAAVVIADELAKEVDFFSIGTNDLIQYALAIDRVNERVAYLYEPLHPAVLRLVSQVVKTGHEAGIKVAMCGEMAGEPSYAMILLGLELDELSMTPSAIPRMKKIIRGSSRQESKQLLDKVMTFSLAAEIREYVERYMRERFPEEFLENNGNS
- a CDS encoding 1-acyl-sn-glycerol-3-phosphate acyltransferase, encoding MKSRKEMMEMVLAAPGLQRTIARLAGVGDGDEQTCRERARKCFLEIASDYSERWLGIWERTLSRLWRNIYDDFIIDQDGIANIREITRRMPCVILPCHRSHVDYLILSYIFYQHQIPLPHVAAGDNMNFWPLGYVFRQSGAFFLRRRFQGDDLYADVFATYVETLLREGVPIEFFLEGGRSRTGKMVMPKYGMISMILRAYQDNVSDDIALLPVYLGYDRIIEEHSYLAELSGAAKKSESALDVIKHTRIMMHRYGRVYVNFGAPISLKSYFAAQTKNFAELTAAEQQATYRDVGYRVVAEINRIATVTPVAIVASALLCHGGRETKGSVLAETFSAFHDYLKYRRVNMAPSLVMKDNALAAAIQTFIEWACLVRKENPDERNGAADSYLLPDDKRLRMEYYKNNIIHHFISLSFLATAILACPEAVISFRLVRDDYIFLKRIFSLEFMMGDDHDGELEESLAYLRCCGMLQMDEGKDDWELGEGARERLSIFSGLVGSYLESYRVVIKVCSQFHHELEIEKDQLSYMREWAEKMYARGEIVRAESMSGVTYANALKFLRVEAIISPASSRAEEQAEGIGAVIDKEGLATLQSHLARFS
- the eno gene encoding phosphopyruvate hydratase gives rise to the protein MTEIINVTAREILDSRGNPTVEAEVTLTSGVTGRAAVPSGASTGEHEMLELRDGNKSRFLGKGVEKAVNNVKEKIGPEIIGMDCLRQKEIDYAMINLDGTENKGSLGANAILGVSLACARAAATVMEMPLYRYIGGIMATDIPVPMMNILNGGAHADNNVDIQEFMVMPVGAPSFREGLRMCAEVFHNLKAVLKGKGCNTSVGDEGGFAPNLKSNEEALSVIMQAIEKAKYRPGQDIFIALDSAASSFYVDGKYVMAAEKKPNKTAEEMVSFYQGLVKKYPIISIEDGLAEDDWDGWKLLTEKLGGKVQIVGDDLFVTNRTRLEKGIKSGVANSILIKLNQIGTLTETLETIQRAKEAGYTTVVSHRSGETEDTSMADVAVAANCGQIKSGSVSRSERLAKYNQLLRIEEELGEMAVYRGKAAFYSISMK
- the smpB gene encoding SsrA-binding protein SmpB → MAQKIICQNKLARLNYFIDDTYEAGIVLVGTELKALRAGKANVKDSYALVQRGEVFLYDLHIGPYSHGNRANHEPLRVRKLLLHKREIKRLYGKSQERGMSLFPLKLYFKNGKVKVEIGVGKGKKLYDKREDMKKKDDMRDVERGLRSRHREG